A window of Bradyrhizobium sp. AZCC 1719 genomic DNA:
CTGCTGAGCTGGAATTCGCAATCTCTCGAGGCGGCCTCTGCATAGCGAGGCGATGCCCGGCGCCAGTACAGACAAGTTGTCGTTCAGCCCGTGGCAGGCACGCGCAATTGCGGTTTGCTTAGATAATGAGCAGGTGCCCGTCCAGAATGCGTTGGACGGAAAGCGCACCGCCTCAGCATCGACAATCAACGAATTGAAACAACGATCAATTTTGCCGCCGTCGGCCGCCGGCCGCCATTGTACACAATGGCACGCGCTTTGCTTGATTTCTCCCGAGGAGTTCTCTCGTTCGGGGCGCGTACGTCATGGCGAACTCAACAAAGCTCGCAGCGGAGCCGCAGCCGATCGAGCTCGATTGGGCCGCGACCGCGCTTCTCATCATCGACATGCAGCGCGATTTTATGGAGCCGGGCGGTTTTGGCGAGACGCTCGGCAACGATGTCAGCCAGCTTGCGCGCGCGGTGAAGCCGATCGCCGCCGTGCTGGAAGCGGCGCGCGCGGCCGGCATGCTGGTCATTCACACCCGCGAGGGCCATCTGCCCGATCTTTCCGACGCGCCGCCGGCCAAGGTCGAGCGCGGCGCGCCGTCCTTGCGCATCGGCGATCCCGGCCCGATGGGACGCATTCTCATTCGCGGCGAAGCCGGCCACGACATCATTCCCGAACTCTATCCGCTCGACAGCGAGATCGTGATCGACAAGCCGGGTAAGGGCGCGTTCTACGCCACCGAGCTCGGCGACGTGCTGCAGCGCTACGGCATCGAGAATCTTTTGGTATGCGGCGTCACCACTGAGGTCTGCGTCAACACCACCGTGCGCGAAGCCAACGACCGCGGCTATCGCTGCGTGGTGCTGGCGGATGGCTGTGCCTCCTATTTTCCCGAATTCCACGAGATGGGCCTGAAGATGATCAAGGCGCAGGGCGGCATCTTCGGCTGGGTTTCGGTTTCGGCCGCGGTGCTGGAGGCGCTTTTACCGGAGATTCCAACAACGGCAGTAGCGGGGGCATCACGATGAGCGCAACGGGGACATCAGGTACATCCACTTTCAAGCCGGCGCTATGGACGCCAGGCGACTGGAACGCCTTGTTCGGCTTCGGCACCAACATCCTGGTCAACATGCTAGTGCTGACCGGGCTGTTGCGCTTCGTGCTGAAGATGCCGGACAATATCGTTTTCGGCCGCATCCTGCCGGCGCTCGGCCTGATGATGTGCCTCTCGACGTTCTATTACGCGTATCTCGCCTACAGGCTGGCGCAGAAGACCGGCCGCAATGACGTCTGCGCGCTGCCGTCCGGCGTCAGCGTGCCGCACATGTTCATCGTCACCTTCGTGATCATGCTGCCGATCACGCTCAAGACCGGTGACCCCGTGAAGGGCTGGTCGGCCGGCCTGGTCTGGGTGTTCTTCCAGAGTTTTATTCTAATGATCGGCGGATTCATCGCGCCCTACATCCGGAAAATCACCCCGCGCGCGGCGCTGCTCGGCACGCTCGCCGGTGTCTCCGTCACCTTCATCTCGATGCGGCCGGCGCTGGAAATGTACATGACGCCGCAGATCGGCCTGATCTGCTTCGCCATTATCCTGGTGAGCTGGTTCGGTGGCGTGAAATATCCGAAGGGTATTCCGGCGGGCCTCGTCGCCATTGCCGCCGGCATGCTCATCGCCTGGGGATCGAACCTGTTCGGCCTCGGGCTCGGCGGGTTGAGCCTGAAGGGCCTCAGTGATGCCTTTGCCAATTTCGGCTTCTCGGTGCCATTGCCGGCCTTCGGCCATGTGTTCTCCGGCTTCGAATTCCTCGGCATCATCCTGGTAACCGCGATCCCGTTCGGCATCTACGACCTCGTCGAAGCCATGGACAATGTCGAAAGCGCGGAAGCGGCCGGCGACGAATATCCGACCACGCGCGTGCTGACCGCCGACGGCGTCGTCAGCCTGATCGGCTGCCTGATGGGCAATCCCTTCATCAACGATGTTTATATCGGCCATCCCGGCTGGAAAGCGATGGGCGGGCGTATCGGCTATTCGGCCGCGACCGGCATCATGGTGGTGCTGCTGTCGTGGTTCGGCATCATCTCGGTGCTGCTGGCGCTGGTGCCCGTGGTCGCGATCTCGCCGATCTTGCTCTATATCGGCATGCTGATCGGCGCGCAGGCGTTCCAGACCACGCCGCTCAAGCACGCTCCCGCGATCGTGCTGGCGCTGACACCGCATCTCGCGGCGTGGGCGAAGCTGCAGATCGACACCATGCTCGGTGCGAGCATGGCTGCGGCGCAAACCGTCGGCGGTCTCGCCGCCGACAAGGTCGATGCGGTCAAGACGGCCGCCATATCAGCGCTGCCCCAACAGGGCGTGCTCTATCCCGGGCTGGAAGTGATGGGCGGCGGCTCGATCCTCACCGGCCTCGTGCTCGGCGCAATCGGCGTGTTCGTGATCGAACGCGACTTCATGAAGGCGTCGGCGTTCGCACTGGCCGGCGCCATCATGACCTATTTCGGCTTCATGCACGGCGAAGCCGTCGGCATCGGTGGTGGTCTCGGCGTCACGCCGGGGGTGGCGCTGGCCTATGCCGTGATGGCGGCGGGACTGTTTGCGCTGGCGAAGACCAGAGCGAGTGTTGCCTATGGCGCGCGTCCGGAAGTGCCCGCCGCAGCTCCGGCGGAGTGAGCTCTCTCCCCTCATGGTGAGGAGCGCCAACGGGTCGCGCGAATGCGCGCCCGATGACAGGCTCCGCGCGTCTCGAACCATGAGGCCACAGGCGGGGCCTTCATCCTTCGAGACGCCACTTCGCGGCTCCTCAGGATGAGGGGAGAGAGCGACGCTGTCGATATCTATCCCTTCACGAACACCAGCATCGTGCCATTGCCCTCGGCCGGCGGCACCACCACACCGTCGGCGCTCTTCACGCCGACAGCGCCGAGCGCCTTTTCCGCCGCCGCGAGATCGGCCGCGATCACAAGCCCCGCGCCGCCGCGCTCGGGCAGCCCCGCCAGCGGGACGTCAGGGTAGCGTGTGCCGAGCTGGGTCTTTGTCAGGAATATGAAATCGGCGCGGTCGCCGCCCGAGGGGACCGCAATGACGCCGTCCGGTTCGACCCGTGCCTCACGATCGATCATGCTCGCGAGCTGCGCGGCGTCATCCGCCGGCTCCGGGGTGACGATCAGC
This region includes:
- a CDS encoding cysteine hydrolase family protein, coding for MANSTKLAAEPQPIELDWAATALLIIDMQRDFMEPGGFGETLGNDVSQLARAVKPIAAVLEAARAAGMLVIHTREGHLPDLSDAPPAKVERGAPSLRIGDPGPMGRILIRGEAGHDIIPELYPLDSEIVIDKPGKGAFYATELGDVLQRYGIENLLVCGVTTEVCVNTTVREANDRGYRCVVLADGCASYFPEFHEMGLKMIKAQGGIFGWVSVSAAVLEALLPEIPTTAVAGASR
- a CDS encoding regulator, which gives rise to MSATGTSGTSTFKPALWTPGDWNALFGFGTNILVNMLVLTGLLRFVLKMPDNIVFGRILPALGLMMCLSTFYYAYLAYRLAQKTGRNDVCALPSGVSVPHMFIVTFVIMLPITLKTGDPVKGWSAGLVWVFFQSFILMIGGFIAPYIRKITPRAALLGTLAGVSVTFISMRPALEMYMTPQIGLICFAIILVSWFGGVKYPKGIPAGLVAIAAGMLIAWGSNLFGLGLGGLSLKGLSDAFANFGFSVPLPAFGHVFSGFEFLGIILVTAIPFGIYDLVEAMDNVESAEAAGDEYPTTRVLTADGVVSLIGCLMGNPFINDVYIGHPGWKAMGGRIGYSAATGIMVVLLSWFGIISVLLALVPVVAISPILLYIGMLIGAQAFQTTPLKHAPAIVLALTPHLAAWAKLQIDTMLGASMAAAQTVGGLAADKVDAVKTAAISALPQQGVLYPGLEVMGGGSILTGLVLGAIGVFVIERDFMKASAFALAGAIMTYFGFMHGEAVGIGGGLGVTPGVALAYAVMAAGLFALAKTRASVAYGARPEVPAAAPAE